A region from the Beduinella massiliensis genome encodes:
- a CDS encoding pyridoxal phosphate-dependent aminotransferase, producing MTLSKVCCQVSPSPTLSIDARAKEMKAQGLDVVGFGAGEPDFDTPEYIRDAAKYALDHGYTRYTPAAGMMELRKVICKKLARDNGLHYEPSQIIVGNGAKHSLFSTFTAILNPGDEVIIPAPYWVSYPEIVRMAGGVPVYVPMNPDKEFAFSAEDIAPYVTERTKALILNSPSNPSGAVLSERALESIARLAVERQFYVVSDEIYEKLIYDGCRHISIASLGEDIYNQTIVINGMSKAYAMTGWRIGYAAGPREIIRAMSNYQSHATSNPNAVAQFASITALEGGEELMQAMVREFDARRKFIVQAINDVEGLSCPTPKGAFYVMMNVSALIGKRYRGETIKGSMDFAAMLLDAQKVAVVPGAPFGAEGYCRLSYATSLSNIEKGISRIAAFTRMLMD from the coding sequence CTGACGCTTTCCAAGGTTTGCTGCCAGGTTTCTCCTTCTCCGACGCTCTCCATTGACGCGCGGGCGAAGGAAATGAAGGCCCAGGGGCTTGACGTCGTGGGGTTCGGCGCAGGCGAGCCCGATTTTGACACCCCCGAGTACATCCGCGACGCGGCGAAATACGCGCTCGACCATGGTTACACCCGCTACACCCCCGCGGCGGGCATGATGGAGCTGCGCAAGGTCATCTGCAAAAAGCTCGCGCGCGACAACGGTCTACATTACGAGCCCAGCCAGATCATCGTCGGCAACGGCGCGAAACACTCGCTGTTTTCGACGTTTACGGCGATCCTGAACCCCGGGGACGAGGTCATCATCCCGGCGCCATACTGGGTCAGCTACCCTGAAATCGTCCGCATGGCGGGCGGCGTGCCGGTCTACGTGCCGATGAACCCGGACAAGGAATTCGCCTTTTCTGCGGAGGACATCGCTCCTTACGTGACCGAGCGCACGAAGGCGTTGATTCTGAACAGCCCGAGCAACCCGAGCGGCGCCGTGCTGAGCGAGCGGGCGCTCGAGAGCATCGCCCGTCTCGCCGTCGAAAGGCAGTTTTACGTCGTCTCCGACGAGATTTACGAAAAGCTGATTTACGATGGATGCCGCCATATCTCCATTGCCTCGCTTGGAGAGGACATTTACAACCAGACGATCGTCATCAACGGCATGTCCAAGGCCTACGCCATGACAGGCTGGCGCATCGGGTACGCGGCGGGGCCGCGCGAAATCATTCGTGCGATGAGCAACTACCAGAGCCACGCGACCAGCAACCCCAACGCGGTCGCGCAGTTCGCCTCCATCACGGCGTTGGAGGGCGGCGAGGAGCTGATGCAGGCGATGGTGCGCGAATTCGACGCGCGCCGCAAGTTCATCGTGCAGGCGATCAACGACGTGGAAGGGCTGTCGTGCCCAACCCCCAAGGGCGCTTTTTACGTGATGATGAACGTGAGCGCGCTCATCGGCAAGCGCTATCGGGGCGAGACGATCAAGGGCTCGATGGATTTCGCGGCGATGCTGCTCGACGCGCAAAAGGTGGCCGTCGTGCCGGGCGCGCCGTTCGGCGCGGAGGGCTACTGCCGCTTGTCCTATGCGACCAGCCTGTCGAACATCGAGAAGGGCATTTCTCGCATCGCGGCGTTCACCCGCATGCTCATGGACTGA
- a CDS encoding substrate-binding domain-containing protein: MNDTRKKRVTIKDVAQLAGVAPSTVSFVLNGTKGQTISLETRERIFRCVEQLGYRPNYSASRIRSGSAKTIGVVATYKVNSLYFLDLINGIMEEANRAGYAVMICPPSGKESESPCLNYYLEGRIDGIVFISSAHSEEKSRECDYIALFCKHHIPFTVLYGYTDFPGVGYANTHFYEDGRRACSLLIERGCRRICYIGPLDKDNRSLYMPQTERDRIDGYADAMNAAGLPARVLHFPRDFHAGDYGALVQTVRDAGADGFVTCWATYGLQMLSLLRDAGLGVPGDVRVIALDSLPYLQHTSPPLSAMRMPFREMAQYGTQVLLKLLADGTYEPVSKRFDAILEIRGSV; this comes from the coding sequence TTGAACGACACGAGAAAAAAGCGCGTCACGATTAAGGACGTTGCCCAGCTTGCCGGGGTTGCGCCGTCTACGGTTTCCTTTGTGCTCAACGGGACAAAGGGTCAGACGATTTCGCTGGAGACGCGGGAACGCATTTTTCGCTGCGTGGAGCAGCTTGGATACCGGCCCAACTATTCCGCCAGCAGAATCCGCAGCGGCAGCGCAAAGACGATAGGGGTTGTTGCGACCTATAAGGTAAACAGCCTGTATTTCCTCGATCTCATCAATGGCATCATGGAAGAGGCCAATCGAGCGGGATACGCCGTGATGATCTGTCCGCCGTCCGGGAAGGAGAGCGAGTCTCCCTGTCTGAACTACTATCTGGAAGGGCGAATTGATGGAATTGTCTTTATTTCCTCGGCACACAGCGAAGAGAAGTCCCGCGAGTGCGATTATATCGCTCTTTTTTGCAAGCACCATATTCCATTTACCGTCCTTTATGGCTATACGGACTTTCCGGGTGTCGGCTACGCAAACACCCATTTTTACGAGGACGGCCGACGCGCGTGCAGCCTGCTTATCGAGCGGGGCTGCCGTCGTATCTGCTATATAGGTCCGCTGGATAAGGACAACCGTTCGCTGTACATGCCGCAGACGGAACGGGATCGTATTGACGGGTACGCCGACGCGATGAATGCGGCAGGGCTGCCCGCGCGGGTGCTCCACTTCCCTCGCGACTTCCATGCGGGTGACTACGGCGCGCTCGTCCAGACCGTCCGGGATGCCGGGGCAGACGGCTTCGTGACCTGCTGGGCGACGTACGGCCTTCAAATGCTCTCTCTGCTGCGGGATGCAGGGCTGGGCGTGCCGGGAGATGTGCGCGTGATTGCGCTCGATTCCCTGCCGTACCTTCAGCACACCTCTCCGCCGTTGTCGGCGATGCGCATGCCCTTTCGCGAGATGGCGCAATATGGAACCCAAGTCCTGCTAAAGCTGCTCGCAGATGGAACGTATGAGCCGGTCAGCAAGCGGTTTGACGCCATCCTTGAGATACGGGGATCGGTATAA
- the thrC gene encoding threonine synthase, protein MQFVGTRTGAAGAVSASRAILRGLAESGGLYVPERFPSFSLSDIDGMREMTYAQRAVRVLRSFLEDFSEEELQAAVSAAYGSFDDPRVAPLRPVREGVSALELYHGPTLAFKDMALQLLPHLMTLSMKKNAEAREVFILVATSGDTGKAALAGFADVPGTRCAVFYPQAGVSEAQRLQMVTQHGDNTHVIAVRGNFDDAQTGVKRIFADADFAAAMDAQGRVLSSANSINFGRLVPQVVYYFSAYADLLRAGTILLGDPVNFCVPTGNFGNILAAEYARRCGLPIGRLLCASNGNNVLADFMETGRYDISGRAFYRTISPSMDILISSNLERLLFELCGRDPKQVRGWMEALRTGSRYDIGNENLCAMRAVFAGGFTDDAGTREEIRRTYAEDGYLMDPHTAVASHVLRAYQEQTGDRTPSVIVSTASPYKFGRPVLEAIAGTLAAEGLDDFGCCGVLAARTGTRVPTQIAELPTMPVRHKRVCEKDRMEEALLEALSGKNGM, encoded by the coding sequence ATGCAGTTTGTTGGTACAAGAACCGGCGCGGCCGGCGCGGTCAGCGCGTCCCGGGCGATCCTGCGCGGCTTGGCGGAGTCGGGCGGCCTGTACGTGCCCGAACGCTTTCCGTCCTTCTCCCTTTCGGACATCGATGGAATGCGGGAGATGACCTATGCCCAGCGGGCTGTGAGGGTGCTCCGCTCGTTTCTCGAGGACTTTTCGGAGGAGGAGCTGCAGGCAGCGGTGAGCGCGGCCTACGGTTCGTTCGACGATCCGCGCGTCGCGCCGCTGCGTCCTGTACGGGAGGGCGTCTCGGCGCTGGAGCTCTATCATGGCCCGACGCTTGCGTTCAAGGACATGGCGCTGCAGCTGCTTCCGCACCTGATGACGCTGTCCATGAAAAAGAACGCGGAGGCGCGCGAGGTGTTCATCCTCGTGGCGACGTCCGGCGACACGGGCAAGGCGGCGCTGGCGGGCTTTGCGGACGTACCAGGCACGCGCTGCGCGGTGTTCTACCCGCAGGCAGGCGTGAGCGAGGCGCAGCGCCTGCAAATGGTGACCCAGCACGGGGACAATACCCACGTCATCGCCGTGCGCGGAAATTTCGACGACGCGCAGACCGGCGTGAAACGCATCTTCGCGGACGCGGACTTTGCCGCCGCCATGGACGCGCAGGGGCGCGTGCTTTCCTCTGCCAATTCGATCAATTTCGGTCGGCTTGTACCGCAGGTCGTCTACTATTTTTCGGCCTACGCGGATTTGCTCCGCGCGGGGACGATCCTTCTCGGCGATCCGGTCAACTTCTGCGTGCCCACAGGCAACTTCGGCAACATCCTCGCCGCCGAATACGCACGGCGCTGCGGTCTTCCCATCGGGCGCCTCCTCTGCGCCTCCAACGGCAACAACGTGCTTGCGGACTTCATGGAAACGGGACGTTACGATATTTCAGGGCGCGCGTTTTACCGGACGATTTCCCCCTCGATGGATATCCTGATCTCTTCCAACCTGGAGCGGCTGCTCTTCGAGCTGTGTGGGCGCGATCCTAAGCAGGTGCGCGGATGGATGGAGGCACTCAGGACGGGAAGCCGCTATGACATCGGCAACGAAAACCTGTGCGCGATGCGGGCGGTCTTCGCGGGCGGATTTACGGACGACGCGGGGACGCGCGAAGAGATCCGCCGCACCTATGCGGAGGACGGCTATCTGATGGACCCGCACACGGCCGTCGCCTCGCACGTGCTTCGCGCGTATCAGGAACAAACGGGCGACAGGACGCCCTCGGTCATCGTATCCACCGCAAGCCCGTACAAGTTCGGGCGCCCGGTGCTGGAAGCGATCGCGGGAACGCTGGCGGCGGAAGGGCTTGACGACTTCGGCTGCTGCGGTGTACTCGCCGCGCGAACCGGCACGCGCGTGCCTACGCAGATTGCGGAGCTGCCCACGATGCCCGTGCGCCATAAGCGGGTCTGCGAGAAAGACCGAATGGAAGAGGCGCTGCTGGAAGCGCTTTCGGGGAAAAACGGGATGTAA
- a CDS encoding DUF2961 domain-containing protein gives MDYFRPNRQAVSRWADFENPSAQPGAGAHENGCAKGHAFESLAPGQTVTLLNASGSGVIRRIWMTLSDRSPHTLRALTLSMYWDGARTPAVCCPLADFFGHGLALPHPFESELFSSPEGRSFNCFVPMPFFTGARILLKNESAVPIKRLFYDVDFTLEPLKPDEALYFHAFWNREAPTRLLRDYTVLPCVYGHGRLLGVSLGVLLDEKYQQTWFGEGEVKMYVDGDGALPTLAGTGIEDYIGTAWGQGVYAHRTQGSLESDPQSGRFAFYRQHTVDPVYFKENIRVSVQQIGGAPCSQVLALLHAGVKLQIVSADSSRSGFKKLFEVPGYKLSEQNAIWDAWYNFYREDDYASTAYFYLDRPENGLPELPSVSVRQLGMETQEQKG, from the coding sequence ATGGATTACTTTCGTCCCAACCGGCAGGCGGTTTCACGCTGGGCGGACTTTGAAAATCCCTCTGCGCAGCCCGGAGCCGGGGCGCACGAAAACGGCTGCGCCAAAGGGCACGCGTTTGAATCCCTCGCGCCGGGCCAGACCGTGACGCTTCTAAATGCCTCTGGAAGCGGGGTCATTCGCCGCATCTGGATGACGCTTTCCGACCGTTCGCCGCACACGCTGCGTGCCCTGACGCTTTCCATGTACTGGGACGGCGCCAGGACGCCCGCTGTCTGCTGCCCGCTCGCCGACTTTTTCGGCCATGGGCTCGCCCTGCCGCACCCCTTTGAATCCGAATTGTTTTCCTCGCCGGAGGGACGATCCTTTAATTGCTTTGTGCCCATGCCCTTCTTTACCGGCGCGCGCATCTTGCTCAAGAACGAATCCGCCGTACCCATCAAGCGCCTGTTTTACGACGTCGATTTCACGCTCGAACCGCTAAAGCCCGACGAAGCGCTCTACTTCCACGCATTTTGGAACCGCGAAGCGCCGACGCGCCTGCTGCGTGACTACACGGTGCTGCCCTGTGTTTACGGGCACGGGCGCCTCCTCGGCGTCAGCCTGGGCGTGCTGCTCGACGAAAAATACCAGCAGACCTGGTTCGGCGAGGGTGAGGTAAAGATGTACGTCGACGGCGACGGCGCATTGCCGACGCTTGCTGGCACAGGCATCGAAGACTACATCGGCACCGCATGGGGACAGGGCGTTTACGCGCACCGCACGCAGGGCAGTCTGGAATCCGATCCGCAATCCGGCCGCTTCGCCTTTTACAGGCAGCACACCGTTGATCCCGTGTACTTTAAGGAAAATATCCGCGTAAGCGTGCAGCAAATCGGCGGCGCTCCCTGTTCACAGGTTCTGGCCCTCCTGCATGCGGGCGTGAAACTCCAAATCGTGAGCGCGGATTCCAGCCGCAGCGGTTTCAAAAAGCTCTTTGAGGTTCCCGGCTACAAGCTCAGCGAACAAAACGCCATATGGGATGCCTGGTACAACTTTTACCGGGAGGACGATTACGCCTCGACCGCTTATTTCTACCTCGACCGACCGGAAAACGGCCTTCCCGAACTTCCGTCCGTCTCCGTCCGGCAGCTGGGAATGGAAACACAAGAACAGAAAGGATGA
- a CDS encoding extracellular solute-binding protein — protein MKTRLLSIFALVSLLCTLFVPAFCQAEEPITLTFAFWGNNDEIPIKEKLAQMYMDAHPNVKIECTYTDGGQYPTKLQTWFASGTAPDVMGIANDILAPFRDEGVFADLAPYMERDGLLEGIWNQRALDVLSDGEGHVYAAPYIYKIPAVVYNKTMLDAAGIAYPASDWTEEEMIDIAKQLTSGSGRSQIYGMNLSGWPYNLYRNLYGQPVYDTQTRTVNAQDNESFKHALGLFAKMVGELKVSPDDVVADAIGGGFETGKFAMAITAPWEMAAFSKTIGDAFEWDVVPLPRSEQYGHWQGNLFADGWTMSASTKHPEEAWDFIKFMTATEEAQAHSAPIGVPMLTSYATSEAYLNDFYGNEPYNKMAFVEMLDYATGWETSGVWGKLNDEIQNQYKLVINGKQDLDTAVVNIQKNCEALLAQ, from the coding sequence ATGAAAACTCGGCTGCTTTCCATCTTCGCGCTCGTCTCGTTGCTGTGCACACTGTTCGTCCCGGCGTTCTGCCAGGCAGAGGAACCGATCACGCTGACCTTTGCCTTCTGGGGGAACAACGACGAAATCCCCATCAAAGAAAAGCTCGCCCAAATGTACATGGACGCGCACCCGAACGTTAAAATTGAATGCACCTACACCGATGGCGGCCAATACCCGACCAAGCTGCAGACCTGGTTCGCCTCGGGCACGGCGCCCGACGTGATGGGCATCGCCAACGACATTCTCGCCCCGTTCCGCGACGAGGGAGTCTTCGCCGATCTGGCGCCTTACATGGAACGCGACGGACTGCTTGAAGGAATCTGGAACCAGCGCGCGCTGGACGTGCTTTCCGACGGTGAGGGACACGTCTACGCAGCGCCGTATATCTACAAAATCCCCGCGGTAGTCTACAACAAGACCATGCTGGATGCGGCCGGTATCGCCTATCCTGCCTCCGATTGGACGGAGGAAGAGATGATCGACATCGCCAAGCAGCTGACCTCCGGCTCGGGCCGCAGCCAGATTTACGGCATGAACCTGAGCGGCTGGCCTTATAACCTCTATCGCAACCTGTACGGCCAGCCTGTCTACGACACGCAGACGCGCACCGTAAACGCGCAGGACAACGAATCCTTCAAGCATGCGCTGGGCCTCTTCGCAAAAATGGTAGGCGAGCTGAAGGTATCTCCTGACGACGTGGTCGCGGACGCGATCGGCGGCGGCTTTGAAACCGGAAAGTTTGCCATGGCGATCACCGCCCCCTGGGAAATGGCCGCCTTCTCCAAGACCATCGGCGACGCCTTTGAGTGGGACGTCGTGCCGCTGCCGCGCAGCGAGCAGTACGGCCACTGGCAAGGCAACCTGTTTGCCGATGGATGGACGATGTCCGCGAGCACCAAGCACCCCGAGGAGGCATGGGATTTCATCAAATTCATGACCGCCACCGAAGAAGCGCAGGCGCACTCCGCGCCTATCGGCGTGCCGATGCTGACCAGCTACGCCACGAGCGAGGCGTACCTCAATGACTTTTACGGAAATGAGCCCTATAACAAGATGGCCTTCGTCGAAATGCTCGACTACGCTACCGGTTGGGAAACCAGCGGCGTCTGGGGCAAGCTCAACGACGAGATTCAAAACCAGTACAAGCTGGTGATTAACGGCAAGCAGGATCTCGATACGGCCGTCGTAAACATCCAGAAGAACTGTGAGGCGCTGCTGGCGCAGTAA
- a CDS encoding sugar ABC transporter permease, with protein MTARIPSRRRRRSAMDTSRMFYLFISPWLIGFICFTAGPMLYSLYAAFSKWNGVSAPNFTGLKNIQTMLFQDSLFWKSVGNTFFYALVTVPLNMVVALFLAQLLNRRMPLSNFFRSIFYLPSVVAGVAVYIVWSQLYNPFTGIFNDLLSLVGIQGPGWLIDEHWAMPSLIIMNIFTCGGQMLILLAGLQDISDEYYEAAALDGASSRQVYFKITLPLLTPVIFFNLIMGIINSLQIFAQPQIMTEGGPMYATYVYGLHIYKTAFVYMDFGYACTLAWGLFVLILLLSLFIFRSSKFWVHYREEVD; from the coding sequence ATGACCGCACGCATCCCTTCGCGCCGGCGCAGGCGCTCCGCGATGGACACATCCCGCATGTTCTACCTCTTCATCAGCCCTTGGCTGATCGGCTTTATCTGCTTCACCGCAGGACCAATGCTCTATTCGCTCTACGCAGCGTTCAGCAAGTGGAACGGCGTCAGCGCGCCAAATTTTACAGGCCTCAAAAACATCCAAACCATGTTGTTTCAGGACAGCCTCTTCTGGAAGAGCGTCGGCAATACGTTCTTCTATGCGCTCGTCACCGTCCCGCTCAATATGGTCGTCGCGCTCTTTCTCGCGCAGCTTCTCAACCGGCGCATGCCGCTGAGCAACTTCTTCCGCTCGATCTTTTATCTGCCCTCCGTCGTCGCAGGCGTCGCCGTCTACATCGTATGGAGCCAGCTTTACAATCCCTTTACGGGCATCTTCAACGACCTGCTCAGCCTCGTGGGCATTCAGGGCCCCGGCTGGCTCATCGACGAGCATTGGGCCATGCCCTCGCTGATCATCATGAACATCTTTACCTGCGGCGGGCAGATGCTCATCCTGCTCGCCGGGCTTCAGGATATTTCCGATGAATACTACGAGGCCGCCGCGCTCGACGGCGCTTCTTCCAGACAGGTCTACTTTAAAATCACGCTGCCGCTGCTTACGCCCGTGATCTTCTTTAATCTCATCATGGGAATCATCAATTCCCTTCAGATTTTCGCACAGCCGCAGATCATGACCGAGGGCGGCCCGATGTATGCGACCTATGTGTACGGCCTGCACATCTACAAGACGGCATTCGTATACATGGACTTTGGCTACGCCTGCACGCTCGCCTGGGGACTCTTCGTGCTGATCCTTCTGCTCAGCCTCTTCATCTTCCGTTCCTCTAAATTCTGGGTTCATTATCGCGAGGAGGTGGACTGA
- a CDS encoding lysylphosphatidylglycerol synthase domain-containing protein, whose product MRNQKKSAGTWLRQVLSVVVSVALLAYVLAQADFAKLMETLRAVKAQDLLLASALLVLADLFMAAKCWVLRPSMPVRGTLMSYFKLRFFALLPGGNVTGEAARLMALREMTDGYVATSIMIVDKQTQMIPQQVLCLIGLALAAVPVHGIFFFLSGFTLAWALLVPGTLLLSPVRVLALRFAKWVRGVRFRFSRVVAEEIESLCRACGELAQRPAAIAVHLLLGLGSDLLIIGAQMLIARALGFTISPLDWLWLNGIVSIAMCLPFSVGGIGLREGAMTSMLGLFGVEPSVGMLLPLTVSSLTLLKGIAEGVIQMGAGRLDRSKVTNS is encoded by the coding sequence ATGCGCAATCAAAAGAAGAGCGCGGGCACCTGGCTGCGCCAGGTGCTGTCGGTCGTGGTCAGCGTGGCGCTGCTCGCATACGTGCTCGCCCAAGCGGACTTTGCAAAGCTTATGGAGACGCTGCGCGCCGTGAAAGCGCAGGACCTGCTCCTCGCGTCGGCGCTGCTCGTGCTCGCCGACCTGTTCATGGCGGCGAAGTGCTGGGTGCTCAGGCCGAGTATGCCGGTGCGGGGCACCCTCATGAGCTATTTTAAGCTGCGTTTTTTTGCGCTGCTTCCCGGCGGCAACGTCACGGGCGAGGCGGCCAGGCTCATGGCGCTGCGCGAGATGACGGACGGCTACGTCGCGACCTCGATCATGATCGTCGACAAGCAAACACAGATGATCCCGCAGCAGGTGCTGTGCCTGATCGGCCTTGCGCTGGCCGCCGTGCCGGTTCATGGAATCTTTTTCTTCCTGTCCGGCTTTACCCTTGCGTGGGCGTTGCTGGTGCCGGGCACGCTGCTCCTTTCGCCCGTACGCGTCCTCGCGCTGCGTTTTGCGAAGTGGGTGCGGGGCGTCCGCTTTCGCTTTAGCCGCGTCGTTGCGGAGGAAATCGAAAGCCTGTGCCGGGCCTGCGGCGAGCTTGCGCAGCGCCCCGCGGCCATCGCCGTGCATCTGCTGCTGGGCCTTGGCAGCGATCTTTTGATCATCGGCGCGCAGATGCTGATCGCAAGGGCGCTCGGCTTTACCATCTCTCCGCTCGATTGGCTCTGGCTGAATGGAATTGTGAGCATTGCCATGTGTCTGCCCTTTTCTGTGGGCGGCATCGGGCTGCGGGAAGGCGCGATGACTTCCATGCTTGGACTCTTCGGCGTGGAACCCTCCGTGGGCATGCTGCTGCCGCTTACGGTTTCTTCGCTCACGCTGCTCAAGGGCATTGCGGAGGGCGTGATCCAAATGGGAGCGGGCCGGCTTGATCGGAGCAAAGTAACAAATTCGTAA
- a CDS encoding DUF3048 C-terminal domain-containing protein, giving the protein MRKFTRIASLMLVAALLAVPSLAFADLQYLELTDTDKSYSEKALVEVPNGGFPDNPVEDGINPITGEGWVGTYQPIMSTIDTHPDALPHWGVSSADLMYEIPIQKDGSTRGLAIYMSEIPTGSGPIRSARLSFADLREMWDCPIMYYGMQLAKGTSVQDFWKEHHKDKWSKGAFVYPFVDGMPNRYAALFPREKEGGHFNPHNVKGDVAGVLAAGDGSTSKMHPFLFNEEGLDRGASALGLTIEYKNNYIASYTYNEATRTYDRFYNGEPYIDLNNDVQCSYANVLVIRTDISWYKNNPSRPVVALTGQGTLEVFQNGRYIRGTWVRAKDNKKTNSNDMETLAQRMVFFDEEGNELELMPGKTFVQVVENTQPITLVNDSSEGDSVEGAKTLEAPKPTKTPKPTRTPKPTRTPKPDANGNMESIEAGDDSDESFGA; this is encoded by the coding sequence TTGCGTAAGTTCACCCGGATCGCATCCCTGATGCTGGTGGCTGCTCTGCTCGCGGTTCCCAGCCTCGCGTTTGCGGACCTACAGTACCTTGAGCTCACGGATACAGACAAGTCCTATTCCGAAAAGGCTCTGGTCGAAGTGCCGAACGGCGGTTTCCCGGACAACCCTGTAGAAGACGGCATCAACCCGATCACCGGCGAGGGCTGGGTCGGCACCTATCAGCCGATCATGTCCACCATCGACACGCATCCCGACGCGCTGCCGCACTGGGGCGTCTCTTCCGCCGACCTGATGTACGAGATTCCGATCCAGAAGGACGGCTCGACCCGCGGCCTGGCGATCTACATGAGCGAGATCCCGACCGGCTCCGGCCCGATCCGTTCCGCCCGTCTGTCCTTCGCAGACCTGCGCGAGATGTGGGATTGCCCGATCATGTACTACGGCATGCAGCTCGCCAAGGGTACCTCCGTGCAGGACTTCTGGAAGGAACACCACAAGGACAAGTGGTCGAAGGGCGCTTTCGTCTATCCCTTCGTCGACGGCATGCCCAACCGTTACGCCGCCCTCTTCCCCCGCGAAAAGGAAGGCGGACACTTCAATCCGCATAACGTCAAGGGCGATGTCGCCGGCGTTCTGGCCGCAGGCGACGGCTCTACGAGCAAGATGCATCCCTTCCTCTTCAACGAGGAGGGCCTCGACCGCGGCGCCAGCGCGCTGGGCCTGACCATCGAGTACAAGAACAACTACATCGCCTCCTATACGTACAACGAGGCGACCCGCACCTACGACCGTTTTTACAACGGCGAGCCGTACATCGATCTGAACAACGACGTGCAGTGCTCCTACGCGAACGTTCTGGTCATTCGCACGGACATCTCCTGGTACAAGAACAATCCGTCTCGCCCGGTCGTCGCGCTGACCGGCCAGGGCACGCTGGAAGTCTTCCAGAACGGCCGCTACATCCGCGGCACCTGGGTGCGCGCGAAGGACAACAAGAAGACCAACAGCAACGACATGGAGACGCTCGCGCAGCGCATGGTGTTCTTCGACGAAGAAGGCAACGAGCTGGAGCTGATGCCCGGCAAGACGTTCGTTCAGGTCGTGGAAAATACCCAGCCGATCACGCTGGTCAACGACTCCTCCGAGGGTGACTCCGTCGAGGGTGCGAAGACGCTGGAAGCGCCCAAGCCCACCAAGACGCCCAAACCCACCCGTACCCCGAAGCCGACCCGCACGCCTAAGCCCGACGCCAACGGCAACATGGAATCCATCGAAGCCGGCGACGACAGCGACGAGTCCTTCGGCGCGTAA
- a CDS encoding ABC transporter permease subunit, producing the protein MAIVQGAKRKKVFSTLLWECVLALCSILFLLPFVWMIKTAFMTPRQIVAYPPEWIPNPFTLRSFQEGLAVSGFDRYFVNTAFITTMTIVGTLLSSSMVAFGFARLHARGKGLLFTILLATMMIPGTVTLIPMFVLYSNLKWVDTYLPLILPAFLGGGAFNIFLLRQFFASIPKELAESAMIDGSTWPGIFARIYLPNAKPSLLVVTMFTFVGAWNDYFAPMIYLVNPKKFTLAIGLNTFKSQYGGAQDLGPLMAMSLLTVLPVLSLYLFCQKYFVQGVVTSGVKG; encoded by the coding sequence ATGGCGATCGTTCAAGGCGCCAAGCGCAAAAAGGTGTTTTCCACCCTGTTGTGGGAATGCGTGCTCGCGCTGTGCAGCATTCTCTTTCTGCTCCCCTTCGTTTGGATGATCAAAACCGCCTTCATGACGCCCCGGCAGATCGTCGCTTATCCGCCCGAATGGATTCCAAACCCGTTTACCCTCCGCTCCTTTCAAGAGGGGCTGGCTGTCTCGGGCTTTGACCGCTATTTTGTCAACACGGCGTTCATCACCACCATGACCATCGTCGGCACGCTGCTTTCCAGCTCCATGGTGGCGTTCGGTTTTGCGCGTCTTCACGCGCGCGGCAAAGGCCTGCTCTTCACAATCCTGCTCGCCACGATGATGATTCCCGGAACGGTCACGCTGATTCCCATGTTCGTGCTCTATTCCAACCTCAAATGGGTAGACACTTACCTGCCGTTGATTCTCCCCGCCTTTTTAGGCGGCGGCGCATTCAACATCTTTCTGCTGCGGCAGTTTTTTGCCTCCATTCCCAAGGAGCTGGCGGAGTCTGCCATGATCGACGGTTCCACCTGGCCGGGCATCTTCGCGCGCATCTACCTGCCCAACGCGAAGCCTTCCCTGCTCGTCGTGACCATGTTCACGTTCGTGGGCGCTTGGAACGACTACTTCGCTCCGATGATCTATCTGGTCAATCCCAAGAAATTCACCCTTGCGATCGGTTTGAACACATTCAAAAGCCAGTACGGCGGCGCGCAGGATCTGGGGCCGCTCATGGCCATGTCGCTGCTGACCGTGCTGCCCGTGCTCTCGCTCTACCTGTTTTGCCAGAAATATTTCGTACAGGGCGTCGTAACGTCCGGCGTGAAAGGATGA